One Malania oleifera isolate guangnan ecotype guangnan chromosome 10, ASM2987363v1, whole genome shotgun sequence genomic region harbors:
- the LOC131166600 gene encoding uncharacterized protein LOC131166600: MELEERIKKIDQMEKMMKEGKTNPFYGEASLRSSKSSFTKEVIEVPLLSKFKMPTFERYEGLSDPIDHLDIFRVLMQLQGAPDAIMCRVFVATLKGSARNWYQTLRPGSIGSFLEMEQLFTNHFLSSRRIVRTSAHLMSMVQGEREMLKKFMHRFNTATLEIHNLDMGVALAALTTTLQPENFLYPLGKKSPTNIGELMARVQKYINLEEMMDTRGNRIKLKRKGSSRETGEPSRPIKRQETSTLLASSKSRGQSSKFSTYTPLNAPRSIVLMHLRKKDYVSWPEPMRTPSYKRNISKFYQCHRDHGHDTKECIQLKNEIEVLIKRGYLSRFIKKEDRQGEPCE; encoded by the coding sequence atgGAGCTGGAAGAAAGGATTAAGAAAATAGACCAAATggagaaaatgatgaaagaagGCAAGACCAATCCCTTCTATGGGGAAGCATCTCTAAGATCCTCAAAGTCGtcattcaccaaagaagtgatagAGGTTCCATTACTGAGTAAATTCAAGATGCCAACTTTTGAAAGGTACGAGGGTCTGTCCGATCCAATCGACCATTTGGACATCTTCagggtgttgatgcaattgcaaggcgCTCCTGACGCCATCATGTGCCGAGTTTTTGTAGcaacccttaaaggtagtgccaGGAATTGGTACCAGACCCTACGACCTGGATCAATTGGTTCCTTCTTGGAGATGGAACAGTTGTTCACCAACCACTTCCTTAGTAGTCGGAGAATCGTCAGAACATCAGCCCATCTAATGAGCATGGTCCAGGGAGAAAGGGAGATGCTGAAGAAGTTCATGCACCGCTTTAACACCGCAACCCTAGAGATCCACAACCTAGACATGGGGGTAGCTTTGGCAGCTCTGACCACAACCCTTCAACCCGAAAACTTCCTATACCCTCTAGGGAAGAAGTCGCCGACTAATATAGGAGAATTGATGGCTCGAGTACAGAAGTACATCAACCTGGAAGAAATGATGGACACCAGGGGAAATCGCATCAAGCTCAAAAGGAAGGGTAGTAGTCGGGAAACGGGAGAACCCTCTAGACCCATAAAGAGACAAGAGACCAGTACGCTGCTCGCCAGCTCTAAGTCAAGAGGGCAGTCTAGTAAGTTCTCCACCTATACACCTCTAAACGCACCGCGGTCCATTGTGCTGATGCACCTAAGGAAGAAGGACTATGTCTCGTGGCCCGAACCTATGCGAACCCCTTCATACAAGCGCAACATATCCAAGTTCTATCAATGTCATAGGGATCACGGGCACGATACAAAGGAGTGTATTCAGTTGAAGAATGAGATTGAAGTCTTGATCAAAAGGGGATACCTATCGAGATTCATAAAGAAGGAAGATCGGCAAGGGGAACCTTGCGAATAG